The proteins below are encoded in one region of Peptoniphilus sp. GNH:
- a CDS encoding replication initiator protein A — MNFDYFYNRQSEMYNFIRLPMVLMEDEIFESISIESKVLYSYMLNRMGLSYKNGWIDEDGKVFIYYTIESIKDQFNCASEKANKLIAELDIKSGIGLIEKKRQGLGKPNRIYVKDFMSIFNNMELKNQEVRKTKFQKFDNRNSRDSNIESQDFRKSEGNYNNISNNELRNNDFSKGQKPYGIYKNIFLTDEEYKDLTNELGNRINEYIDRLSSYMKANNRDYQDHKATIINWYLNDQAKNINNNTTRKMNYDIGESL; from the coding sequence ATGAATTTTGATTATTTTTATAATAGGCAATCTGAGATGTATAACTTCATTAGGTTACCTATGGTATTAATGGAAGATGAGATTTTTGAGAGTATTTCTATTGAATCTAAAGTTTTGTATTCATATATGCTTAATCGAATGGGTCTTTCATATAAAAATGGCTGGATAGATGAAGATGGAAAAGTCTTTATTTACTACACAATTGAAAGTATAAAAGATCAATTTAATTGTGCCAGTGAAAAAGCAAATAAATTAATAGCTGAGCTTGATATTAAATCAGGAATAGGACTGATTGAAAAGAAAAGACAAGGACTGGGAAAGCCTAACAGAATTTATGTTAAAGACTTTATGAGCATATTTAATAATATGGAATTAAAAAATCAAGAAGTTCGAAAAACAAAATTCCAGAAGTTCGATAATCGAAATTCAAGAGATTCGAATATCGAAAGTCAAGATTTTCGAAAATCGGAAGGTAACTATAACAATATTAGTAATAATGAGTTAAGAAATAATGATTTTAGTAAGGGACAAAAGCCTTATGGAATATATAAAAATATATTTTTGACTGATGAAGAATACAAGGACTTAACAAATGAGTTAGGAAACAGAATTAATGAGTACATTGATAGGTTGTCGTCATATATGAAAGCAAATAACAGAGATTATCAGGATCACAAGGCAACGATAATCAATTGGTATCTTAATGATCAGGCAAAAAATATTAATAATAATACAACAAGGAAAATGAATTACGATATAGGAGAGAGTTTATGA
- a CDS encoding ATP-binding protein, whose translation MKRLKDFVLRENDIERNGHIYCKVCGTRVDGELLDLGFTKFIPRIKCECEIKRDKENEERERLMRISTLKRDCFSSPIQHKYNFEKYLNEKGQAYKVAYNYAKSFEQMKEDNVGLLFYGDVGSGKTYLACSIANELIERKQVRVKIMNLSQVINQIQKSAFKVDSNEIINNLSNIPLLILDDLGIERDTSYAREQVYNIINSRYLKGRPTIFTTNLSLEIIQNPNIDLEYQRIYSRILEMTIPVKVIGEDFRRKIHQEKLRKYKELLLYGGGIDD comes from the coding sequence ATGAAAAGATTAAAAGATTTTGTATTAAGAGAAAATGATATTGAAAGAAATGGACATATCTATTGCAAGGTATGTGGTACAAGAGTAGATGGAGAATTACTTGACCTTGGATTTACAAAGTTTATTCCTAGAATTAAATGTGAATGTGAAATAAAAAGAGATAAGGAAAACGAAGAAAGAGAAAGACTGATGAGAATATCGACATTGAAAAGAGATTGCTTCTCATCACCTATCCAACACAAATATAATTTTGAGAAATACTTAAATGAAAAAGGTCAAGCTTATAAAGTTGCTTATAATTATGCCAAAAGCTTTGAACAAATGAAAGAAGACAATGTTGGACTTTTATTTTATGGAGATGTTGGTAGTGGAAAAACTTATCTTGCTTGTTCAATTGCAAATGAATTAATTGAAAGAAAACAAGTTAGAGTTAAAATCATGAATTTATCCCAGGTTATAAATCAAATACAAAAATCAGCATTTAAGGTAGATTCAAACGAAATTATAAATAACCTATCTAATATTCCTTTATTAATCTTAGATGACCTTGGAATTGAAAGGGACACATCCTATGCAAGAGAACAAGTATATAACATTATAAACTCAAGATACTTAAAGGGTAGGCCGACAATTTTCACTACAAACTTATCATTAGAAATTATTCAAAATCCTAATATTGACCTTGAGTATCAGAGGATATATTCAAGAATACTTGAAATGACAATACCAGTTAAAGTTATAGGAGAAGATTTTAGAAGAAAAATCCATCAAGAGAAGTTAAGAAAATACAAAGAGTTACTTTTATATGGAGGTGGAATAGATGATTAA
- a CDS encoding helix-turn-helix domain-containing protein codes for MIKKELGQEIRKLRTARGFTQETFSKACGLDRTYIADVELGKRNISIENIDKIAKGLQITLPELFKFNSPIQKTIILNINGEQFILESDTELTMDKKNYIEAICETMYDESNEWYEDIYDMSPYDIAELFEKTVKEEVGITVTFKAIDLEVSILED; via the coding sequence ATGATTAAAAAAGAATTAGGTCAGGAAATTAGAAAATTAAGAACAGCTCGTGGATTTACACAAGAAACATTTTCTAAAGCGTGTGGATTGGATAGAACATATATTGCGGATGTAGAGCTTGGCAAGAGAAATATATCAATAGAAAATATTGATAAAATCGCAAAAGGACTTCAAATTACTTTGCCAGAATTATTTAAGTTTAATTCACCTATACAAAAAACAATCATCTTAAATATAAATGGCGAGCAGTTTATTTTAGAAAGTGATACAGAACTCACAATGGATAAGAAAAATTATATTGAAGCAATATGTGAGACAATGTACGATGAAAGTAATGAATGGTATGAAGATATATATGATATGTCCCCATATGATATAGCTGAGCTATTTGAAAAAACAGTAAAAGAAGAAGTAGGAATAACTGTTACATTTAAAGCGATAGACCTTGAAGTATCGATTTTAGAAGATTAG
- a CDS encoding type IV secretory system conjugative DNA transfer family protein — MNKILEAILSDIKNLIKIDNPKKFILANIPYLSFFYFGNIFSKHINSYVGGDIIDRIMVGISDIGTLSYIPSLNLRDLLVGISVAAIVKLIVYSKGKNKKKYRQGKEYGSARWGESKDIAPYIDPKFENNVLITNTERLTMNSRPKNPKYARNKNVLVIGGSGSGKTRFYVKPNLMQMHSSYVVTDPKGTLVLECGKMLYENGYDIKILNTINFKKSMKYNPFAYLRSEKDILKLVQTIIANTKGDGEKAGEDFWVKAEKLYYTALIGYIYYEAPEEEKNFKTLLDMIDASEVREDDETYMNPIDRLFEALEKKDPSHFAVKQYKKYKLAAGKTAKSILISCGARLAPFDIRELRELMSEDELELDKIGDRKTALFVIISDTDDTFNFVVSIMYSQLFNLLCDKADDVYGGRLPVHVRCLLDEFANIGLIPKFEKLIATIRSREISASIILQAQSQLKAIYKDHADTIVGNCDSTLFLGGKEKTTVKELSETLGKETIDLYNTSETRSNQKSFGLNYQKTGKELMSQDEITVMDGGKCIYQLRGVRPFLSDKFDITKHKNYRLLEDYDKKNLFDVEEFLKNRDKIKLNSKSKILKINL; from the coding sequence ATGAATAAGATATTGGAAGCTATTCTTTCTGATATTAAAAACCTAATTAAAATAGACAACCCAAAGAAATTTATATTAGCAAACATTCCTTATCTATCATTTTTCTACTTTGGAAATATCTTTTCTAAGCACATCAATTCTTATGTAGGAGGAGATATTATTGATAGAATAATGGTGGGAATTTCTGATATAGGAACTTTATCTTATATACCAAGCCTTAATCTAAGGGACTTGTTAGTAGGTATTTCAGTTGCTGCCATCGTTAAGCTAATTGTTTATAGTAAAGGGAAAAACAAAAAGAAATATAGGCAAGGTAAGGAATATGGCTCTGCAAGATGGGGAGAAAGTAAGGATATTGCTCCATACATTGACCCTAAGTTTGAAAATAATGTTCTTATAACTAATACTGAAAGACTAACAATGAATTCAAGACCTAAAAACCCTAAATATGCTAGAAATAAAAATGTATTAGTAATAGGTGGTTCTGGATCAGGTAAGACAAGATTTTATGTAAAGCCAAACCTAATGCAAATGCACTCTTCCTATGTAGTAACAGACCCTAAAGGAACACTTGTGTTAGAGTGTGGAAAAATGCTTTATGAAAATGGATATGACATAAAGATTTTAAACACAATAAACTTTAAAAAATCTATGAAATACAATCCCTTTGCTTATTTGAGAAGTGAAAAAGATATTTTAAAGCTTGTCCAAACCATAATTGCTAACACCAAGGGAGATGGAGAAAAGGCAGGAGAAGATTTCTGGGTAAAGGCTGAAAAGTTATATTACACTGCCCTTATCGGTTATATATATTATGAAGCACCAGAAGAAGAAAAGAACTTTAAGACGCTTTTGGATATGATTGACGCAAGTGAGGTTAGAGAAGATGACGAAACCTATATGAACCCAATTGATAGGCTCTTTGAAGCTCTTGAAAAGAAAGACCCAAGCCATTTTGCGGTTAAGCAATACAAGAAATATAAACTGGCAGCAGGAAAAACTGCCAAGTCAATTCTAATATCTTGTGGAGCGAGACTTGCACCTTTTGATATAAGAGAGCTTAGAGAACTAATGAGCGAAGATGAATTAGAACTCGATAAAATTGGAGATAGAAAAACTGCTTTATTCGTAATAATATCAGATACAGATGATACCTTTAACTTTGTAGTTTCAATAATGTATTCTCAATTATTTAATCTACTATGTGATAAGGCAGATGATGTGTATGGTGGAAGACTTCCAGTTCATGTTAGGTGTCTACTTGATGAGTTTGCAAATATCGGTTTGATTCCTAAATTTGAAAAACTAATAGCGACAATTCGTTCAAGAGAAATATCTGCAAGCATAATATTACAAGCACAATCTCAATTAAAAGCGATCTATAAAGATCACGCAGATACGATAGTTGGTAACTGTGACTCAACGCTCTTTTTAGGAGGAAAAGAAAAAACAACAGTAAAAGAGTTATCAGAAACCTTAGGAAAAGAAACCATAGACCTATATAACACATCAGAAACAAGATCAAATCAAAAATCTTTTGGTCTAAATTACCAAAAAACTGGCAAGGAACTTATGAGTCAAGATGAAATAACTGTAATGGATGGTGGTAAGTGTATATACCAGCTAAGAGGAGTAAGACCTTTCTTATCTGATAAATTTGATATTACAAAGCATAAGAATTATAGATTACTTGAAGATTATGATAAGAAGAATTTATTTGATGTGGAGGAGTTTTTGAAAAACAGAGATAAAATAAAATTAAACTCAAAATCGAAAATTCTCAAAATAAATTTATGA
- a CDS encoding phage antirepressor KilAC domain-containing protein, with the protein MISNLKTFENKNFGKLTVIEKDGEFFFIANEVATMLGYVNPRKAVYDHVDEEDKGVTKWNTPGGIQNISIINESGLYSLILSSKLPQAKIFKAWVTREVLPSIRKNGGYIVGQEKKTNEELLADAILVANRIIAEREEEIELLRPKADYYDKLVDYNLLTNFRNTAKELGIPQNQFISFLMDKGLIYRDKKKKLLPYADKNNGYFEVKEWVDPLGTLVGIQTFITPKGRHYLLILLDSEGFYDE; encoded by the coding sequence ATGATAAGTAATTTAAAAACATTTGAAAATAAGAATTTTGGGAAACTCACTGTTATAGAAAAAGACGGTGAGTTTTTCTTTATAGCAAATGAAGTAGCAACTATGTTAGGTTATGTCAATCCGAGGAAAGCTGTTTATGACCATGTAGATGAGGAAGATAAGGGTGTAACGAAATGGAATACCCCTGGAGGAATACAGAATATTTCAATAATTAACGAATCAGGATTGTATTCACTTATCCTCTCATCAAAACTACCACAAGCAAAAATATTTAAAGCTTGGGTAACTAGAGAAGTCTTACCAAGTATTAGAAAAAATGGAGGATATATAGTAGGGCAAGAAAAGAAAACTAATGAAGAGTTACTTGCAGATGCAATTCTAGTAGCCAATAGAATTATTGCCGAAAGAGAAGAAGAGATTGAATTATTAAGACCAAAGGCAGACTATTATGACAAATTAGTAGATTATAACCTACTTACAAACTTTAGAAATACTGCCAAAGAGTTAGGAATACCACAAAATCAATTTATAAGTTTTTTAATGGATAAGGGATTAATTTACAGAGATAAGAAAAAGAAACTCTTACCTTATGCAGATAAGAACAATGGATATTTTGAAGTAAAAGAATGGGTTGATCCATTAGGTACACTTGTAGGAATACAAACATTTATAACACCAAAGGGAAGACACTACCTACTGATTTTATTAGATAGCGAAGGTTTTTACGATGAATAA
- a CDS encoding PcfB family protein, with protein MINEEVSRSSLNLEVRLAKATSKAILDALKKVHKQIEEQGGLKNVIKNNGEEVKLKDMVKKGQLEEINLKDPELKELKKILNKHGVKFSVMKDKETGNHSVFFQSKDIKVMEHAFKKAVKASERKADRKDSITKTINKFKDMAKDTISKDKVKNKHKEQSL; from the coding sequence ATGATTAATGAAGAAGTATCAAGGTCAAGTCTTAATCTTGAAGTAAGACTTGCCAAAGCAACAAGTAAAGCAATTCTTGATGCCTTAAAGAAAGTACACAAGCAAATAGAGGAACAAGGTGGTTTGAAAAATGTAATAAAAAATAATGGAGAAGAAGTAAAACTAAAGGATATGGTTAAAAAGGGACAGTTAGAAGAAATTAATCTAAAAGATCCTGAGTTAAAAGAATTAAAGAAAATTTTAAATAAACACGGAGTGAAGTTTTCTGTTATGAAAGATAAGGAAACTGGCAACCACTCTGTGTTTTTTCAATCTAAGGATATAAAGGTAATGGAACATGCCTTTAAAAAAGCAGTTAAGGCTTCTGAAAGAAAGGCCGATAGAAAAGATTCAATAACAAAGACTATAAATAAGTTTAAAGATATGGCTAAGGACACCATCAGCAAAGATAAAGTTAAAAATAAACATAAGGAGCAAAGCTTATGA